TGGGATGCTTGGCAGGATGGATGTGCCGAGTAGGTCCTTTCCAGAGCTCTCcctgagctgctgcctcctctgccAGCCCCTGGCTCTGGCCTATTTATTTACAGGAGCAGGGctctgtgtttcctgagggaTTAGCTGCTGCTGCCGCATCATGTGGGGATCTGGGTTTCCTCACCCAGTGTCACTGCTGAACGGGTGATTCTGACTTAATGAAGGAAAAAGAGGTGCCCAGCCTGTGTGGGGCCAACCACCTGCATGGGGGGAACTCGGTGGGGTCCAGGGCTGGGTGTCAGAGCTCTCATGCCATCTCTGCCCCGAGTATTGTCACCACTGCAGGTGCCCTGTGTCCCTGCGTGGGAACAGGGACCTGGGGTCATGGGAAAGCTTGTCCCGTGCTTGGAGACTGGCAGGAAAGGGATTTTGGACCAAGGGGCTAGAGCAGGAGCAGACTGTGGGAAACTGCCAGCTGGGAGGGAGGGTGGGCAGCACAAATGTGAGCAGGTGCCTTTGCCTTGGAAGTGGAGAAATCCCTCACCGTGCGGCATCCCAGCGTTTCTGGCCTGTgggaggcaggcagggagcaCAGCCCAGATGTGCAGGGGATACAGGCCACATCTGTCCTCACACTGGTGTCTCCAGGGTCTAAaccgatgcccagtgcaggggctCACCCCTTCGCATGGTTCCCGTCTCCCCAGGCCCTTTCTCTGCCTTCATGCCCTCTCCCTGTTGTTTCACCCGCAGTTTCCCCGCACCCAGGACCCGCAGCACCGCGGCGATGTCTCTGCCGGGGAGCAGACGCTCGTCAACGGGATCACGAAGGTGAATATGCTTTGGCCTCTCACCCCCGGGACTGATCACCAGCGCCCACCTGGCACCTCTGGCAGCAGGGAGGGACCGATCACCCACCCACCAGCTGCCACTTTTCAGCACCAACCCCCAGCTCCACTTTTGGGGGGTTGAATGTCTCTGCTCACCGCACAGCACTTCTCTGTCCGGCATGCAGCCCCCAAGTGCTGCACCCACTGTCCCTCTGTCCGTCCTGCTGCCGGGACCGACCCCTCTGTCCGTCCGGGCAAAGGCAGGTGGTGGTGGGGGgacccagccctgaggggtgctggggtgggggcgGTGATGCTGGGAGGTGTAGCCCTTGAAAAGCCTCTCGCTGAGTTAAAGATCAGGAGgattaaataaaaaaagagagaaagaaggaaaaaaaaaagcatttattccccTCCAAATGTCTCTATGACCTGGGATGCTGTTATTTAGGTACCGACTGCTGCCAGCAGCATGGGCAGAGAGAAGAGGCAGCTCTGCCCAGGTGTCGGTGCTGAGCCAGCAGCTCAagctctgctgggagctcccAAGGGGCTCCCGGTGCTCGGGGTGCGGGGATGCCACAGCAGTGGGGGGAGCGggtgggcagcccccagccctgcctttgCACCCCACCGCTGTGTCtgtgccattttgatccctgctGTTTGTTTTGTCCTTTTGTCTTGTGTGTCCTCCTCGGTGTGGTGGTTTGGCAGCCGCGGGCTGTATGGACGGAGTGGCTTTGCCTCCTTCTTTAAGTCTTCAGCACCCTCAGCCACTCGGCCTGAGACACAGCCTCTTCTCCCTGCCTCCAGGCGCCCCTCGCCCCCCGGGAGGGACACCTACGGCACCTCCtcgctgagcagcagcagcaattcagGCTCCTACAAGGGCAGCGACAGCAGCCCCACCCCAAGGTAACCCATCACCCGGCTGCCGGTGCCTGGCTGGGGACAGGAGCGCAGGGGCCGGCGGAGCGAGGCTGTGCCCGTGGTACCGGAGCCGGCGGAGCTGCTGGTGTGTCTCGCCAAGACCCCACCGTCCTCCTCCAGACTTCTCTGCCGCTGTTGTCCCGTCTTCCCTGTCCCCCCGCCTGCCAGCCCGgtgccctgtccctgtccctctgtcctgccgtGGCTGTGGCTTGCACGCTGCACATgtccccctgctgctgcaccccaagGGACATGCTGGGTCCTTGGGGACCCAAGGCACGCTGGACAAGAGCTTTGTTTCCATCCCCTTGTGCTGCCCATCGAGGTTTGGTAAGAGCTGGTGTCAGCCCCACTGCTCCGCAGGGATGTCCTGGCGAGCTGGGGCATGAACAGCCGGGCACCGCACTGCGGGACAGGCACCAGGGCTGTCCCCAACCGCCTGCCAGCTCCTAGAGGTGGCATCACATCTGGGAGGACTTGAGGGGTATCGCAAGGTTACGCTGCTGCCTGGCTGCTCCAAACGTGATGCTCCTGTCTCTGGCTGgaggctgctggtgctgcccGGCACCCACACACGGGGGTCTTGGGCCACTCTGCTGCCATGCTGGGGCGTCTCGTGTGGCACACAGCTCTCTGTGCCACCCAGCCCTGTTCCctggccagcccctgctcacccGTGCCAGTGCCAGCAGTGGCGGGTGGGTGACAGCCATGTCCCCACAGGCGCTCGGCCAAGTACAACCTCTGCAGTGACAACCACGGGATCAAGCCGCCAACGCCAGAGCAGTACCTGACACCGCTGCAGCAGAAGGAGGTTTGCATCCGGCACCTGAAGGCTCGCCTGAAGGACACGCaggagcggctgcaggacaggtgAGCGCGGGGACAGCGGGCACAGTCCCGGGCATGGGAGCCACTGGTCAGGGTCCCAGTGCCAGCCACCAGCACCTGCGGTGGCACCTCCCATATGGGACTGGTCCTTCTGGGCACTCTCAGTTCCCAGAGCTGTGTCTTGTCCTCGAGCTCGTGCCCTGGCACCAGGTTCACGGCTTTGCAGTGGCACTGCGGGCATGCAGTATGCTGGCGTTGCCACCTGTCCCACTGGGGAGCCACAATTTGGGGGTCACAGCACCCATACATCCCACCTGTGGTGGCTGCACCCTCCCCTGCACCCCCGGCTAAGTCTCTGCCACGGTTTTTCTGAATTTCAGCGTCAGAGAGTGGCTAATCCCCATCTGCTCCTCTCAGGCTTAGGCACGTCCTCGCTGGCGTGCCAGCTGCCACGCACCCACCCAGGGCACCTGCCTGTCCCCACGCAGCCCTGGGCTCTGTGTCCCCTCCGGGAAGAGACCAAGCATCCCTTTGGAGGGTCCCTGAGCATCCCTCCCGAGGGTCCCCAAGCCCCTGGATCCATCCCTGCATCCAGCTGCGCTTGTCACTGGGAGATCTGGCTGACTCAGTGTGGGGCAGGTGAGGATGgggctgtccctgcagccccctcagCACGGTGGCCATTCCCTCCACATCTCTCACAGGGATGCTGAGATCGAGGACCTGAAGACGCAGCTGTCACGGATGCAGGAGGACTGGATCGAGGAGGAGTGCCATCGCGTGGAGGCCCAGCTGGCGCTGAAGGAAGCCCGCAAGGAGATCAAGCAGCTGAAGCAGGTCATCGACACGGTGAAGAACAACCTGCTGGAGAAAGACAAGGGGCTCCAGAAGTATTTTGTGGATATCAACATCCAGAACAAGAAGTTAGAGACGCTGCTGCACAGCATGGAGGTGGCACAGAATGGGGcgctgaaggaggagggggccGGCGAGTctgctggggggtccccagcccggtcccttacCCGCAGCTCCACCTACACCAAGCTGAGCGACCAGGGGGCCGGGGACCGCAACGTGGGGGGCTCACAGACCATCTCGCTGGACGAGGGGGCCGACAGCGGCTTCATGGGGGCGGAGGACGCTCCTGGCCATACGGACCCACTGGAGGGGGGGAATGACCCTGGCGCCCGCCTGCCCCCCAGCACCACCTATGAGAagctgctggggctgcgggggggcGTGGAGGCGGGGGTGCAGGCCAGCTGCATGCAGGAACGGGCCATCCAGACGGACTTCGTGCCCTGCCAGCCCGACCTGGACACCATCCTGGAGAAGGTGATGAAGTCCCAGGCTTGCAGCTTGGGCAGCCCCACCTCAGTCTGGGTCTCCGAAATGGAAGACGTGATGCCCATCCCCGAGCTCTCCAACCCCACTGGGGCCACGGACCTGCTGGTGGCCGAGCCTGACACTGCAGCAGCGGGTGCCGGGGCCGAGGGGGGAGCGCCCTGCAACCCGGCGGTGCGGCAGCCCCCCAGCGCCAGCCCCTCGGTGGCCATCACCTGCACGGCGGAGGAGGAGGCGACAGAGGCCACCGGCTGCGAGGCCGCCCCGGCCAAGAGCTACTGGAGCCGCCACTTCATCGTGGATCTGCTGGCGGTGGTGGTGCCGGCCGTGCCCACGGTGGCCTGGCTGTGCCGCTCGCAGCGCCGGCAGGGCCAGCCCATCTACAACATCAGCTCGCTGCTGCGCGGCTGCTGCACCGTTGCGCTCCACTCCATCCGCAGGATGGGCTGTCGCCCCGTTgccagccccgggggcagcacccagccctgacacccccccaatgcccctcacctGCCCCCATGGACCCGACTGCTGATTGTAAAGCCCCAGCATGTCCCCCTTCCTGGGGTCCTTCATCAGCTCTGGCTCATTATACAGCCCCGGGAGAAATGGGAAGGGGCCAGGGGCAGTCTATGGGGGTGTGGGGATGTGCTGGCCTCCCCTGGCTCCTTTGtcccagaggagggaaaggactATTGCTGGAAGAACGGTGTCAAGCGCCGATGGGGTACGTGGCACTGAGCACCATGCTGCAACCCCCTGCCCCACGGacacagctgctgcagagggcctggctgctgggggggctgcacCCCCAGGGGGCTCCACCCCCAGGGGGCTCTCTCCCTTTGCTGCAGTCACATTGTGGTTGTTCCTGTCCTGCCAGGGACAGGTGACGGTGAGGAGCCCCTGGCAGCAGGGAGAGCTGGGGGGGCCACAGTGGGTGCTGGTTGCACCACGACAGCAAAGTCTGGGAGGACGGAGGGAACCTGCCCAGACACAGGGACGGGTTCAGGGGACAATGGGAACCCATCGCACACCTTCGTCCCAGCCCACTCCAGTGTCCCCCTCCCTCGATCCCTCTCCAAACTGCCCATGGGTGGGAGACGCCTCCCacactgagatggagccctgggGTGGCTGTGGTGGCACCGGGCAGCCCCAGGGGAGCCTCAGTCCCTCCCTTTGCTTTGCActatgttcactttttttttggtacagactGAAGCCCTGGTGTTGGGGGGCTGAGGCAGCAGCGAGTGGGGGGGAACCCCCAGCCCTGGCTCTGGCTGCCGCGCAGTGGGACTGGGAGCTCTGGCGGTGTCGGCAGCGGTGGTGCCGGTGATGCCGTCCTGTGCCAGCGCTCCAGGATGCCTTTGCCGGGGGCAGCGAGGGGTGTGGGCAGGGGTGTGCGGGCAGGGCCGAGCGCCTTcgcctgccccagcccagccgaGTCCCCACTTTGCTGGTGGCCtccggaaaaaaaaaataatgcctttTTATTTGAAAAGCAAAGACAGCAATGATTGCTCAGCGGGGGCTGGCAAGGTGTGAGACTTGGGGCTCCCCCGGGTGTGCGGTGCTCCCGCCCCCACGAATGTCTGTGGCTTCTTCGTGACTTGAACTAACGGTGtttcccccccccaaccccactccaccacccatgggtgctgctgg
The DNA window shown above is from Patagioenas fasciata isolate bPatFas1 chromosome 16, bPatFas1.hap1, whole genome shotgun sequence and carries:
- the SNPH gene encoding syntaphilin isoform X3, whose protein sequence is MSLPGSRRSSTGSRRRPSPPGRDTYGTSSLSSSSNSGSYKGSDSSPTPRRSAKYNLCSDNHGIKPPTPEQYLTPLQQKEVCIRHLKARLKDTQERLQDRDAEIEDLKTQLSRMQEDWIEEECHRVEAQLALKEARKEIKQLKQVIDTVKNNLLEKDKGLQKYFVDINIQNKKLETLLHSMEVAQNGALKEEGAGESAGGSPARSLTRSSTYTKLSDQGAGDRNVGGSQTISLDEGADSGFMGAEDAPGHTDPLEGGNDPGARLPPSTTYEKLLGLRGGVEAGVQASCMQERAIQTDFVPCQPDLDTILEKVMKSQACSLGSPTSVWVSEMEDVMPIPELSNPTGATDLLVAEPDTAAAGAGAEGGAPCNPAVRQPPSASPSVAITCTAEEEATEATGCEAAPAKSYWSRHFIVDLLAVVVPAVPTVAWLCRSQRRQGQPIYNISSLLRGCCTVALHSIRRMGCRPVASPGGSTQP
- the SNPH gene encoding syntaphilin isoform X4 yields the protein MSLPGSRRSSTGSRRRSAKYNLCSDNHGIKPPTPEQYLTPLQQKEVCIRHLKARLKDTQERLQDRDAEIEDLKTQLSRMQEDWIEEECHRVEAQLALKEARKEIKQLKQVIDTVKNNLLEKDKGLQKYFVDINIQNKKLETLLHSMEVAQNGALKEEGAGESAGGSPARSLTRSSTYTKLSDQGAGDRNVGGSQTISLDEGADSGFMGAEDAPGHTDPLEGGNDPGARLPPSTTYEKLLGLRGGVEAGVQASCMQERAIQTDFVPCQPDLDTILEKVMKSQACSLGSPTSVWVSEMEDVMPIPELSNPTGATDLLVAEPDTAAAGAGAEGGAPCNPAVRQPPSASPSVAITCTAEEEATEATGCEAAPAKSYWSRHFIVDLLAVVVPAVPTVAWLCRSQRRQGQPIYNISSLLRGCCTVALHSIRRMGCRPVASPGGSTQP
- the SNPH gene encoding syntaphilin isoform X2 yields the protein MSLPGSRRSSTGSRSRGLYGRSGFASFFKSSAPSATRPETQPLLPASRRPSPPGRDTYGTSSLSSSSNSGSYKGSDSSPTPRRSAKYNLCSDNHGIKPPTPEQYLTPLQQKEVCIRHLKARLKDTQERLQDRDAEIEDLKTQLSRMQEDWIEEECHRVEAQLALKEARKEIKQLKQVIDTVKNNLLEKDKGLQKYFVDINIQNKKLETLLHSMEVAQNGALKEEGAGESAGGSPARSLTRSSTYTKLSDQGAGDRNVGGSQTISLDEGADSGFMGAEDAPGHTDPLEGGNDPGARLPPSTTYEKLLGLRGGVEAGVQASCMQERAIQTDFVPCQPDLDTILEKVMKSQACSLGSPTSVWVSEMEDVMPIPELSNPTGATDLLVAEPDTAAAGAGAEGGAPCNPAVRQPPSASPSVAITCTAEEEATEATGCEAAPAKSYWSRHFIVDLLAVVVPAVPTVAWLCRSQRRQGQPIYNISSLLRGCCTVALHSIRRMGCRPVASPGGSTQP
- the SNPH gene encoding syntaphilin isoform X1, translated to MVPVSPGPFSAFMPSPCCFTRSFPAPRTRSTAAMSLPGSRRSSTGSRSRGLYGRSGFASFFKSSAPSATRPETQPLLPASRRPSPPGRDTYGTSSLSSSSNSGSYKGSDSSPTPRRSAKYNLCSDNHGIKPPTPEQYLTPLQQKEVCIRHLKARLKDTQERLQDRDAEIEDLKTQLSRMQEDWIEEECHRVEAQLALKEARKEIKQLKQVIDTVKNNLLEKDKGLQKYFVDINIQNKKLETLLHSMEVAQNGALKEEGAGESAGGSPARSLTRSSTYTKLSDQGAGDRNVGGSQTISLDEGADSGFMGAEDAPGHTDPLEGGNDPGARLPPSTTYEKLLGLRGGVEAGVQASCMQERAIQTDFVPCQPDLDTILEKVMKSQACSLGSPTSVWVSEMEDVMPIPELSNPTGATDLLVAEPDTAAAGAGAEGGAPCNPAVRQPPSASPSVAITCTAEEEATEATGCEAAPAKSYWSRHFIVDLLAVVVPAVPTVAWLCRSQRRQGQPIYNISSLLRGCCTVALHSIRRMGCRPVASPGGSTQP